In the genome of Raphanus sativus cultivar WK10039 chromosome 9, ASM80110v3, whole genome shotgun sequence, the window aagaaaggttaATGAGAAGACTGACTCTTCTGCAAGCTTGTGCGATATCTGACTCTGGAATCTCGATGTTACCACGAACTTCCTGTTGCAAgtagaatcattttttttttcacagcCAGTTTTTAATTAGATCAGAACTAGTAAGTGGTAACTGCAGTAAACGCACCTTACTGAAATATCTCTGAAGTAAAAACTCTTTTACCACTCCACACATTCCGTAGAAGTACAACAAGTTTGAGACAACTCTGTTGTAAAACCATTCAGACCAAGACGGCGCCTTGCATAGCGGTGAGATAAGAATCAAACCCAGAACCCTTTCTCTATGTTTCATCTGAAAAGTTTTAAGAGACAGAACAGATCATTAAAAAACAATGTCTGTCTGAGGAAAAAGATTGTGAGAaaactaaaagataaaataGGAACATACTGCGAATAATGTGAGGATGTAAGCACCTGCAGTCACTCCCATACACATCACAGCTCCAAggctgaaccaaaaaaaaaaagcttatatGTCATTAGTTTACATGTCTGTTAACTTCAATAAGGGCTTTCATTCAATCATTACCTGAAAAAGTTGAGCACTTCAAGGATCTGATCTGCTAAATCATCAGCAGAAGGGACTGAATCAGTAGGAAAGATGGGAGCAGCTCCTAACTGCAAGAACTCTTCGTGGAAAGAGAGGGAATCATGTGATGTGAGTAATCACGCCAAGAACAGCATATGGCAAACTTAGCTAAAAAGGGAGAAACAGAAATATGGACCTCATGACCGGGTGGACTGATATGATAAATGCAGAAGTTATGAAGTAGCAACGAAGCTGCTTCAGGGCAGAAGAATAATCCTTGGAAGCATGACATAtctgaagaaaaaaagacaTTCAGCAAAACAGACAAGCGGATCCTGTAAAGACACTCTTTTAAGACTTACGGTTAAGGGCCAGATCAGGATAAGTAATCAATGCTGGCTTTTCTCGATCTCCATAGACAATGACAGACACAACACCACACGCAGTTTTAACACGATGCTCCTGAACACAAGAAAAACCAGCAAGTTTTAACAAAATGCAACAGCAAGAAAACTTTTAACCATCGTCTCTTTACCATTATCTGCAGTAAAACAATTCATCAAACTTCTCTTTTGTATTTGTATACCAAAGTTGAGAATATGACAACTTACTTTAGGTGggtaaataatatataggaagaaataaaagaaaacaaatgaaaaatctCGGTTAGAACTATTCCATGTGCAGCTTTCTACTTTAAGGGGCAATAAACAGAATCaaaacttcatcatcatccaaaGAATGGCCTAATTCTAATCATtgtgaatttttctttttaataaaaaaaagggaACGACAGTGTAAAAAGAGGAGCAAAAATACGAGTGTTACAAGATAATATAGAAGCATTAGGCCTAATCATCATTAAATAAACAAAGGTTTAAAGGTAGACAAAAACAGCTGGAGCTTTCTTcttttaaacccaaa includes:
- the LOC108823999 gene encoding protein NDL1, translating into MAESNDSVSVDLGTIYLGGKEHRVKTACGVVSVIVYGDREKPALITYPDLALNHMSCFQGLFFCPEAASLLLHNFCIYHISPPGHELGAAPIFPTDSVPSADDLADQILEVLNFFSLGAVMCMGVTAGAYILTLFAMKHRERVLGLILISPLCKAPSWSEWFYNRVVSNLLYFYGMCGVVKEFLLQRYFSKEVRGNIEIPESDIAQACRRLLDERKSVNVMRFLDAIDRRPDISSGLKKLKCRTLIFIGDQSPFYSEAVHMAANLDRGYCALVEVQACGSMVTEEQPHAMLVPMEYFLMGYGLYRPSYFTESPRSPLSPCCISPELLSPESMGLKLKPIKTRVSTC